In one window of Shewanella goraebulensis DNA:
- a CDS encoding alpha/beta fold hydrolase translates to MLENLLPFDSHYLDRNGNKLHYVNEGQGEPVVMVHGNPSWSYYYRNLVSALSPTHQCIVPDHIGCGLSDKPDDPQYDYTLKNRIDDLEALLDHLDVKENITLVVHDWGGMIGMGYAARYPERIKRLVFLNTAAFHLPETKPFPWALWVCRETILGTFLVRGFNAFSSIASYVGVKRQPMAKEVREAYVAPFNNWKNRISTLRFVQDIPLKPEDRNYDLVTEISDSLAKFSDVPTLICWGLQDFVFDKHFLDKWRQHMPHAQVREFDDCGHYILEDASEDVIGLIQHFMAEQPKG, encoded by the coding sequence ATGTTAGAGAATCTGTTGCCTTTTGACAGTCATTACTTAGATCGTAATGGCAATAAATTACATTACGTCAATGAAGGTCAAGGCGAACCAGTGGTTATGGTTCACGGTAATCCGAGTTGGAGTTACTACTATCGTAATTTGGTCAGCGCTTTAAGCCCAACTCACCAATGTATCGTGCCAGATCATATTGGTTGTGGTTTATCGGATAAACCCGACGATCCACAATACGATTACACCTTAAAAAATCGCATTGACGATTTAGAAGCTTTGCTAGACCATTTAGATGTGAAAGAAAATATTACCCTAGTTGTTCACGATTGGGGCGGTATGATTGGTATGGGCTATGCCGCTCGCTATCCTGAGCGCATTAAACGTTTAGTGTTTTTAAATACTGCAGCGTTTCATTTACCAGAAACTAAACCGTTTCCGTGGGCATTGTGGGTTTGCCGTGAAACCATTTTGGGGACGTTTTTAGTGAGAGGCTTTAACGCATTCTCATCAATAGCGTCTTATGTTGGCGTTAAACGTCAGCCAATGGCAAAAGAAGTGCGTGAAGCATACGTAGCGCCATTTAATAACTGGAAAAATCGTATTTCGACACTACGTTTTGTGCAGGATATTCCATTAAAGCCTGAAGATCGTAACTACGATTTAGTCACTGAAATCAGTGACAGCTTAGCGAAATTTTCTGATGTACCAACGTTAATTTGTTGGGGACTACAAGATTTTGTATTTGATAAGCACTTTTTAGATAAATGGCGTCAGCACATGCCTCATGCGCAAGTAAGAGAGTTTGATGATTGCGGTCATTATATTCTTGAAGATGCTAGCGAAGATGTCATTGGGCTTATTCAGCACTTTATGGCTGAGCAGCCAAAAGGTTAA